In Pontibacillus halophilus JSM 076056 = DSM 19796, the sequence CAATGAATTCTTTGAGTCGGGTACCTTGAGCAATCATGTTACGTTCTTTCATTCCAAGAAGAATATCGTTCGTACAGAACCAATAAAAATGAACATGTAATAAATAGAAACACAAAAGGGCTATTGGTGACATACCAATAGCCCTTTTTCACTTTTAATCCTTTAATACCGTTCTCAGAAAGATACTTCTTGTTACAATTTATTTAGGTGGTGTGTATATAAGTGACCCCTCTTGTAGCGGAGCTATGCGCACTAAAACATTGTCACTATCCTTAATAGTGAAGCGGTTCTTAATTGAATTAACCAATCTATCACATAGGTTAGATAAAGCCCAATCACCAAATATATTCTCTTCAAGAGTTAGAGTTAGTAAGAATTGATCTTCTTCTGCTGTTAGGCCTTGTTGGTGGTAGCGAGGATAAGATTCAAACATGGACTGGACGGCTTCTTTTGTAAAACGTTGAACGTTTAGTGTGCCTAAATAATCCTTCCTCGGCTCGTGTGTCGCCCACTCATGCAAAGACCATACCTCGGAATTCCCCTCAGAGTATAGGCTTGAAAAGTAATAGTCAGGTAGCACAAAAAAGAAATCATCAGTACGGTGTAATAAACCGCTAATACTGCTCTCTTTCATAGGTGTTTCGCTCAAGCTTCTGGAATCTCGTTCTTTCTTAAAGCGGTGTAAGGCTCCAAGCATCATACAATCCAATCTCACAATATGTAAGATGGAACCTGCTGCTTCATACTGCTCCATAATCATACCCTCGAATGACTCTAACATTTCTCCTGAAGCTAATTCATCAAGAGGTTCACCATCGTTTAGAATGTGGTGTAACTGCTCTTTAATAATCCCCTCTGGTTGTTGTAAAAAGCCATCCATGGCTTCAATGTTATCTAAACTTAAGTATTCATCGACTAAAAAATACCCCTCTAAAAAAAGTTCTTGATAATAACTAAAGAATGCTTCGGTAATCTCTTTACGGTCGGCACCAGGTCTTACAATTTGGAAAAATTTCTCCCGATAGTACTCAAAGTTATTGTTTATTATTAACTTAAACTCATCACTATTGTTTAGCTCTTCTGTCAATTCATTTAAACACTTTTCGTATCTCGCTTGTTGTTCCATATAACCATCTCCCTTATTTTTCAATTTCCTTTTCTATCTGCTTATAGATTTCGTTGTTTGCCATTATATTGTTTAATTCTTCTTCATCTCTCACTTCGTATAAGTCATTGAGTTTATAATCGTCTGAGCTGGACACTTCAATCGCATATACATATTCCTCAAGCTCCTTATCTTTAATAAACCAGTAGTAGGTGTAAATGTGATTGCTGATTTTGTTGTATTGAAGCAGCTTCCAATCATAGATCTCGTATTCATCGCTAGTTAACTCTTGCTGTACATAAGAGAATAAACCCTCATTTTGTTTCCCTAGCTGGTCAGCATAGACCTCCGTACTGTTGTCCATTAAGAAACCCTTGTACTCACTAGGAGTTATTTCATTTTGGAAGAAGTGGGCAGTTACATCAGACACGTAGCCAGCATAAACTTTGGTGTCTTTGTATTTATCTTCATGCTCTTCGGCTATTGACTCGAGTAGTGCAGCATTAGCGTATTCATCTTCATTAACGACTTTCTCTACTGTCTCATTAACTTTGAGGGTATCCTTGGACTTGTCAGCAAACGTTGTACCTGTACAAGCACTTAAAACCACAACTAGAGGGATTACTGCGAAGAGTCTCAACAATTCAACACCCCTCCTTTTCTGTTATTCATAATTTCGGCTTGTTCTTTTCTAGAGAGATAATGTATGAATTTAGCAGTATCCGTTATAGTCCCTTTATTGACCAATTTCAGATATAACTGCTTAAGATCCCTGACCTTTACTGAACCTTGACTAGCTGTTATTGGACCATCTAGATAGAATTCAACACAATAAATCATTGTAGGTATGTATTCAGGACTTACAGTAGTTGCGACTGATAAGCCATCCATCACCCTGGTACCAAATATGTTTAGCCACAAATACACCGCTTGAATGGTTACACAACTGGGTTGTAACCTGGTAGTTAAAAGTTTTCGTCCATGCAAGTAGTAGTTACTTAGAAATGAATCAACATAATTGTTTTTTAAGAAATATAAATGTTCGCGGCCCAAGCGGACCCATCTGTTCAATCCATGGTGCTCTATATAATGTTTTAAGTATCCTCTACTCTCAAGCTTTACAGGTGTAACGTAAGAGTACACTTCCCGCTTATTGTTGAAAGGGTACTCCCCTCCCCCCATGATTGAGGACAACAATAAATCTTTATAATATCGGTTGTTTAATGGACTGAAGCTCTTACCCTCTCGTTTCTCACTCTCACCCAATCAGAAATCATCCTTCCTACAAAAAAAACCGCGAAAGCTTCCAGACTTGTAGATACACTACAGGTCCAGAGACTTTCGCGGATAATTTCCGTTCGATATTTGTTTATTAGTTATTAGCTATTTAATTGTATACCCTTTTGGTTTACGTTTCAATAGCGGTTATGCTCTCTCTAATCCGTTTCAAACTGCCAGTAACACTCTCAGAACTAACTCCCATGATGCTCGCAATCTCTTTAATGGAAACATGTTCTTTGTAGTATAGGTAGTGACAATAAGCCAGTCTAATGTCATTTAGAGAGAAGTATTCTAAATCGTGGTCTTCGGAAATAGCCTTTAGATTTATATAAACGGTGACTTTATCAATTGGTGTTAGCTCATCAGACTTGGAGCTTCTAGAAGTGAAGACGTATTCGCTAGATTCAAAGAGTTTATTGTTATAAAACTCCATAAATACTTCATACTCTTTACCTATTAGATGAATTGTTCTCTGTTTGTGTTGGCCAGTAACAATAGTTGCGGAATGATTATATATTTTCACATCATCCTTAGTGAAATGTAAATCATTTATACGTATGCCTTTAATAGCAAAAATGAATACGCATTTCCTGAGAAGGCTGTAATGGGGGTTGTCGAGTATTGAATCGAAGACTTCTAGTAATCTTTCGTAGTTAAACTCCCGCTTCACAGGTTCGAGAGGTTTATATTTTAACTTAGCTGCTGGATCGACACCAATAATTCCTTCTCTTTCTAGATAGTCAAAGTAACTCTTTAAGATAGCCAATATCTTGTTGATTGTTTTACTTTTCAATCCTTTTTCAGATTTCAAGGCTATATAGTCTTTAATGTCTTTTACTGATATCTCATATAATTCTTTTACTTTTTCATAACGATATTTAGAATCAATGTAGTTTAAGAAGTATTGGATCTGTCTAACGTGCTCATCGATAGTGATTTCACTTCTCTTTTTTTCCTCTCTCAGATATATAGAATATCCGTTGGGCATGAATATCACCTCTTTCACTTAATATTATACATGCCAAATAGTTTAAATATCCAACATATACAGGGCAATAATTTAATTACCTTTAATTCCATAGATAAATCTCAAACCTAAATCAAAACCATAGAGAAATAAATAAAGGTGGCATAGACAATCCTCAACCCCTCGACAACAAAGGTGGCATGAAGATTGGCAAACTTAATAGCTGTGTGTATTTTCCCTTGCTAACTACGTTTGTCAATTATAAGCTACTTTTTTAGCTGTTTAACTATTTTTTTCTCACTATAAATTAACAGTGCAGACGCACTTTTAACCCCCTTTCCATTTGAAAGAACAAAGTTCAAAAGAAAAGAGGGCTAATTTAAATGCTACAGATTCAGTTAGTAAGTGTAATAAAGGGCTTATCTTAAAAAAGAGTATACTTAATAAGCCATCAAGCATTCCTTTTCAAAATGCGATAGCTAAAAGGCTATGACTTAAATAAACCTAGACCTATTCATCCAGCCAATTATAGTAGATAGACTTCACATTAGATTTCTGCTGCGGCTCAATGTGTGTTCTCCAAAATTCTTTATGTAGTCTAGCCTGTTCTTGTAAGCGGACCAAATCGTTATCTATTAAACTTTCTTCACGACATGCCTTATAAACAGGTGAGATTAATTCGTACAATAATTGAAATGAGGGGTCTAGTCCTTTTAATTCAAAGAGACTGCTCATGTGTCCATGTAGCTCCAAAGCAAAGAGTTTCAATGCAGGGGTATAATCTCCTTTAAAGGAATATTGGGTATAGTAACGTGCAAAGGCAGCGTTATATCCGTAACCATTATCTTTCATGCTTTCAAAAAGTGCAGACTTGTCCTGTTGTTTTAAGGAATAGGAAACCTTTTTAACAAATCCTACTAGCATGTCTTTGATAAGAGGCATGATGTAGTAGCGGTGGATATGGTTTTTGAGGTGCTTACCACCATTTTCACTGCTTAATATATTTGGTAGTCGATACCCCTCTTCCTTAAAGAAGCTTTTCAACGCTTTTCGATAAACATCAATCCCCTTCTGCTCAAATAGGTTATACATGGTTTTCTTAACCTGTAGAAGCTCTTTGAACTTAGATGTTGAGAAAAGATTAATGTCGTAGTTGTAAAAATTAGCAATCTGTTGCAAATCACGTATGTACCCAATGTTTTGGTACTGGTTCTTGGCATTGTACTCCTTGGGGATACGGAGGTGTATTTTATGTAGCTTATTCTCGCTAACGACACGCTTCTTTCGCTTATGCTTACCTTTTTCGCAGTATGTATAAAATTTCTCAACTAAATCTTCACTATTTTTAGTAAGTACTTCTCCCTGATCCCCAAGTTTGA encodes:
- a CDS encoding tyrosine-type recombinase/integrase; its protein translation is MPNGYSIYLREEKKRSEITIDEHVRQIQYFLNYIDSKYRYEKVKELYEISVKDIKDYIALKSEKGLKSKTINKILAILKSYFDYLEREGIIGVDPAAKLKYKPLEPVKREFNYERLLEVFDSILDNPHYSLLRKCVFIFAIKGIRINDLHFTKDDVKIYNHSATIVTGQHKQRTIHLIGKEYEVFMEFYNNKLFESSEYVFTSRSSKSDELTPIDKVTVYINLKAISEDHDLEYFSLNDIRLAYCHYLYYKEHVSIKEIASIMGVSSESVTGSLKRIRESITAIET